One Diabrotica virgifera virgifera chromosome 3, PGI_DIABVI_V3a genomic window carries:
- the LOC126882192 gene encoding uncharacterized protein LOC126882192: MGFYNTIRVEYGEQSVRFLKDYQRTNLKLAKERNRRLFLLSCRSKGITPNHICHATTSVHNYIHRNEFWQLEGCQQLIRNMGFYNTIRVEYGEQSVRFLKDYQRTNLKLAKERNRRLFLLSCRSKGITPNHICHATTSVHNYIHRNEFWQLEGCQQLIRLDSKLLNVEIATNHKNLKKLENSLSLLKNNIIQSTSENIWLQFSHTQSINYNKLFFSIKSDNLKKIDTLYQSCCKTFLKTDPKWIKNLSTSIIPNDILGFLALGNKFSIEPKLGKDLQIKSLLADLEQIISSLPSELEQNSVRARSTNIITNHILNTSRSSYTFFNNLYFKTRQFLKSNPDLVVTKADKGNVTVILDKTQYLELCSSLIDNDGSYKPISSDPTPTLQRKCNALISSLAVSKQIDNNTKKKLTTYNGTIAKFYALPKIHKPILSVRPIVASIGTPTEYISAFVTDILTKAYDYENRYYVKDSFQMVEKFNGYKLPDNYVLVSLDVVSLFSNVYLRISLMVIEANWDRIGGCCSISFDNFINIVEFLFTNTYFSFNNKFYQQTFGTPMGAKISPIIAAYVMDYVLDTVIPVLSFNIPFIKKYVDDIILAVPSDKTDELLNTFNSFIPNIQFTIEKEDTNFSVPFLDIRMIRDANNIIKIDWYQKPTHSGRYLNYHSYHKHSTKVNLVKQMKSRVIKLSDPSFHNKNLQILTKLFISNSYPTTLINKILFNTVHNEDLTPSPATNNVDLDGLGNDRVSNTPTLNRYFSIPYIKDITPGLTRIFNNLESNNNNNDNHFKINVAFRSALTINNLFSKVKDKTEIGKLSNIVYKVPCSSCNKSYIGQTSQLLKFRITLHKSDSRLQPDRCALAKHVHTTGHSMDFENTLVLHQENNKFKREFIEMSYIFLNDSSINVKGDFKNLSDIYHLLLRSDTAIDRICMTPT, translated from the exons ATGGGGTTTTACAACACAATAAGGGTAGAGTATGGTGAACAATCGGTGAGGTTTCTCAAGGATTACCAAAGAACCAATTTAAAACTGGCCAAGGAAAGGAATCGGAGACTTTTCTTGCTTTCATGTAGAAGTAAAGGTATCACACCTAATCATATTTGTCATGCCACTACATCTGTTCATAATTACATACACAGAAATGAATTTTGGCAACTGGAAGGATGTCAACAATTGATCAG GAACATGGGGTTTTACAACACAATAAGGGTAGAGTATGGTGAACAATCGGTGAGGTTTCTCAAGGATTACCAAAGAACCAATTTAAAACTGGCCAAGGAAAGGAATCGGAGACTTTTCTTGCTTTCATGTAGAAGTAAAGGTATCACACCTAATCATATTTGTCATGCCACTACATCTGTTCATAATTACATACACAGAAATGAATTTTGGCAACTGGAAGGATGTCAACAATTGATCAGGTTAGACAGTAAACTTTTAAATGTTGAGATTGCAACCAAtcacaaaaatcttaaaaaactagAGAATTCATtatctttattgaaaaataatatcattCAATCTACTTCTGAAAATATTTGGTTACAATTCTCACATACACAAtctattaattataataaattatttttttctattaaatcTGACAACTTAAAGAAAATTGACACACTTTACCAGTCTTGTTGTAAAACTTTtctaaaaacagatcctaaaTGGATTAAGAATTTATCTACTTCAATTATTCCAAACGATATTTTGGGTTTTCTAGCATTGGGAAACAAATTTAGTATTGAACCTAAATTAGGAAAAGATCTTCAAATCAAATCTCTCCTTGCTGACTTGGAACAGATCATTAGTTCATTACCATCTGAATTAGAACAAAACTCAGTTCGTGCTAGATCTACGAACATCATTACCAACCATATTCTGAACACTTCCAGATCATCTTATACCTTTTTCAACAACTTATATTTTAAAACCAGGCAATTCCTAAAATCTAATCCTGACCTGGTGGTTACCAAAGCAGACAAAGGAAACGTCACTGTCATTCTAGACAAAACACAGTATCTAGAGCTCTGTTCTTCTCTTATTGATAATGATGGATCATATAAACCTATTTCTTCTGATCCCACTCCCACGTTACAAAGAAAATGTAATGCACTGATTTCATCCCTAGCTGTTTCTAAACAAATCGATAACAACACAAAAAAGAAACTTACCACTTATAATGGCACAATTGCAAAATTTTATGCATTGCCCAAAATCCACAAACCGATTCTATCAGTGCGTCCAATAGTAGCTTCAATTGGAACCCCTACTGAATACATCTCTGCCTTTGTCACAGACATTCTTACTAAAGCGTACGATtatgaaaataggtattatgtaAAAGATTCTTTTCAAATGGTGGAAAAATTTAATGGTTACAAATTACCAGATAACTATGTTCTCGTCAGCCTGGATGTCGTATCCTTATTTAGTAATGTTTACTTAAGAATAAGCTTAATGGTCATAGAAGCTAATTGGGACCGTATTGGAGGTTGTTGTTCCATTTCTTTTGACAACTTTATCAACATCGTCGAATTTTTGTTTACTAACACTTATTTCTCATTTAACAACAAATTCTATCAACAAACTTTCGGTACTCCTATGGGAGCAAAGATCTCTCCTATTATTGCTGCTTATGTTATGGATTATGTGTTAGACACTGTCATTCCTGTCTTATCCTTCAACATTCCCTTCatcaaaaaatatgttgatgacataatCTTGGCTGTGCCATCtgataaaactgatgaattattaaACACCTTCAACAGTTTCATCCCAAATATCCAATTTACTATAGAGAAAGAGGATACTAACTTTTCAGTACCCTTTCTAGACATCAGAATGATAAGGGATGCaaacaatataattaaaattgaTTGGTATCAGAAACCTACTCATTCGGGCAGGTATTTAAACTACCATTCATATCACAAACATTCCACCAAAGTTAATTTAGTAAAACAGATGAAAAGCAGAGTCATCAAATTATCAGATCCTTCCTTCCATAACAAAAACCTGCAAATACTAACTAAATTGTTCATCTCAAATTCTTATCCAACCACACTAATAAATAAGATCTTGTTTAACACAGTCCATAATGAAGACTTAACACCTTCCCCCGCGACTAACAATGTTGACCTTGATGGCTTAGGCAATGACAGGGTCTCTAATACTCCAACTTTAAATAGATATTTTTCAATACCTTATATCAAAGATATTACTCCGGGGTTGACTAGGATATTTAATAATTTAGAAAGTAACAATAACAACAatgataatcattttaaaatcaaTGTGGCTTTCAGATCAGCTTTAACAATTAACAACCTTTTTTCAAAAGTTAAGGATAAAACAGAAATAGGTAAGCTTAGTAATATTGTCTACAAAGTTCCCTGTTCTTCTTGTAACAAATCGTACATTGGTCAAACTTCTCAACTTCTTAAATTTAGGATCACTTTACACAAAAGTGATTCACGTCTTCAGCCCGACCGTTGTGCATTGGCTAAACACGTCCATACCACAGGTCATTCCATGGACTTTGAAAACACCCTCGTTCTTCATCAagagaacaataaatttaaaagggAATTTATTGAAATGTCCTATATCTTCCTTAATGATTCCTCTATTAATGTTAAAGGTGACTTCAAAAATCTGAGTGATATTTATCatcttttactcagatcagatacAGCCATAGATCGAATTTGCATGACTCCAACTTGA